AATTGATCCTTTGTATAATGTTGCAAGCCAGTTAAACACCTTGATAGCAGTCGGGATAGCTACAAGGAAAGTCAGGAAAGAGAAGATCGTGGCCGCAACTTCTGAGATACCGCTTGTAAACATGTGGTGCGCCCACACCAAGAAGCTGATAAATGCGATACCAAGACTAGAATATGCAATAGCCTTGTATCCGAATATCGGCTTGCGTGCAAACACCGGAATAATCTCGGAGATAACACCCATAGCCGGGATAATCATGATGTACACAGCAGGGTGCGAGTAGAACCAGAAAAAGTTCTGAAACAGTACTGGGTCTCCTCCCTTTGCAGGGTCAAAGAACCCGACTCCTAGACTTCTTTCTGCTATAAGTAGTAAAAGCGTAATACCTACTACTGGTGTAGCTAGAAGCTGAAGAACTGCTGTTGCATATGATGCCCAGATAAATAGCGGCAAACGATGCCATGTCATTCCAGGCGCTCTCATTTTATGAATTGTTACAATAAAGTTCATTCCGGTAAGAATTGACGAGAAACCTAATACGAATACTCCAAAAGTTATCATCACAACATCAGTATCAGTTGTTGCGCTATAAGGTGTGTAGAATGTCCATCCAGTATCTGCCGGTTGAAGAAGCGCATAAAGCACAATGATGGTTCCCGCAATATATATGTAATAGCTACCCAAATTCAGTTTGGGAAATGCTACGTCAGGTGCTCCGATCATAAGGGGTATTAGGAAGTTACCAAAACTGGCGGCAAGCCCGGGAACAATAAAGAAAAATACCATCAGCGATCCGTGCAGTGTGAACAGAACGTTGTAGGTATGTGGGCTTACGAAATCTGCCATAGGAGTCATTAGCTCAAATCTCATTAAAAGAGCTATAATTCCCGCTATAAGAAAAAATAGAGATATTGAAATCAGGTACATAATCCCGATTCTTTTATGATCCGTTGTCACAAGCCAGGACATAAAGCCCTTTTGTTCTAAATACGGAACATATACATTTGTGGCAACACTCTCATTTGCCATTATAATTTCCTCCTAAATTAATACCCTTATTTTAATGTTTTTATATACGCTATAAGCGCATCAACTTCACCTTCACTTAGTATACCCTTAAATGAAGGCATCACAGGCTGAAATCCCTGTACTATTTCCGCCTGAGGTTCATAAATTGATTTAATTATATAATTTTCATCAGCAACATAGGTACTGCCGTCTTCCAAGGTGCCTGTTTTTCCAAAAAGACCTTTAAACGAGGGCCCAATCACTACTGAGCCATCTAAACTATGGCATGCATTACAACCTTTTTCTTTGTAAAGTTTTTCTCCGAGCTCTTCGGGAGGCAGTGAAGCAACCGCATCACCTTCGTCAACTCCTATGCCCTTCTCCCATATGTCATATGCTTCCGGGCTCAGAACAATAACTTTTCCAAGCATTTGCGAATGCCCGGTGCCGCAGTACTCGGCACAATACAGATCATAAGTCCCTACCTTTGTTGGAGTAAACCACAGCTGAGTGTAGCGTCCGGGGAGTATGTCCTGCTTTACCCTGAACTGAGGAATAAAAAAGCTGTGAAGCACGTCATCAGCTCTCATTATCATTCTGACAGGGACGTTTTGTTTAACGTAAAGCTCGTTTAGAGACTTTTTGCCGTTGTAGTAGTCAAATGTCCAAATCCACTGCTTACCTGTGACCGTAATATCTACAGCATCTTTTGGAGGCGTTCTCATATCTTTATAAACAACAAAACCATAGACGAATAGAAGTATGAGCAAAATAGAAGGTATCACTGTCCATATTATTTCAAGGGGTTCATTACCTGTGATGTAGGGAGTTTCCTCGTCATCTCTTTTCCTTCTGTACTTAACTGCAAAATAGATAAGAACTGCAGTAATCAGCACAAAGAAAAAGATAGATATAAGAGTTATTACTAATATTACTCCGTCTACTTTTCCTGCGAGATTTGATGCCGCCTCTGGAATCCAAGTCATCTGTTATCTTTTAAACCTCCATCTCTATTCATCAGGTTCTAGTTTCTCTTCTCCAAAAGTACGTAAGCCCTATACCCAATGTTAACAATGTAACCACCCCTCCTGCTTTTACTACATTTAGAGCCTGAAGAGCATATCTTTTTCCGATCGGATCAAAACCATAACAAAACAATAGGACTTTGTTAAGTAGTGTGGAATCTCCAATCTCTCCTTTAGATGCCTCAAGCAGTGAAAGCCTAAAATCAGAAGGTATGTGCTGTATACCAGACAAATACCTTGAGATCCTACCATCTGGGGTAATCACAATTAATGCTGCGCCGTGGGCAAACTCTTCACCGTCAACCTTATATTTAAAACCCACTGAGTTAGTTAATTTTTCTATGTTTTCTTCATCACCTACCATAAAAGGCCAGCTTTGTTCTGTAGCTTCTGAGCCCTTTGTGGCGTTTCTGTACTTAAGCGCTTTTGTAGCTGCTAGCTCTGGTGTATCTTCAGGGTCAAAACTAACCGTTACAAGTCTGTAATCATCTCCCAGATCAAGAGAGTCAGTCTCGTTAACGACTTTTAATAGTCCGTCTGTTGCGAAATTGCAAAGTTTAGGGCAGCTGTAATATACGAGGTTTAATACGGTCGGTGTATCTTTGGCTAATAGGCTGTTGAAAAGTACATCGTTACCATTTTCATCTTTAAGAACAATGTCATCTGGAATGCTGTCTCCAAGTTTTTCATCAATACCTATTTCTTTAACATCTCTGGCATCAGTAATTGCTAATACTGAAACTGACGAAAACGCCATTAGAAACAAAACCATTAGAGTTGTAATTTTTGCTTTATACATCGTAGGTCTCAGAACAAGTCAAACTTCAACTAATCATAAGAATTTGCCGCTACTCAACATAAAATTTCTGATGAACAAAGACGTAATACATAAATAAATTGGGGTTTTTGACTGCTATTGATTTTAGCCCCTGATAACCTCGAAACGTGGATGATTCTAGCTGATTCCTGTATCCTGTCAAGTATCACGAATTTGGGCAAATCGCAGCCAATTTGGAAATTTGCCATATTAAATTTAGAATACTACGAAATGGGAACAATTCTTGACATAAATGGCATAAAAGTTGGGCACGCTTCTGATTTTACAGCAGCTACTGGGTGCACGGTAATATTGTTTGAAAAACCTGTAGTTGCGGCGGTTGATCTTAGAGGCGGCGGCACGAGCACAAGGCAGATCGACTCTCTTTTATCTCACAACACCTTTGGGAAAATTCATGCTGTCCTTCTGACGGGCGGAAGCGCTTACGGACTTGATGCCTCAAGCGGTGTCGTAAAATACCTAGAAGAAAGAGGCATGGGTCTTGAGGTAGGTAACGGCTTAGTGGTACCTTCAGTTCCGACCGCTGTGATTTTTGATCTAGGGATTGGGGATGGTCGAATAAGGCCAGATGCAAAGATGGGCTATGAGGCCTGTGTAAACGCAAGCAGCTCAGAATTAAAAGAAGGCACAATAGGAGTTGGCACTGGGGCCTCAATAGGGAAATTGATGGGGCTTAAACAGGCGACGAAGGGTGGAGTAGGTTCTGAGAGCTTTAGATTACAAAGCGGCGCATGGGTGTCGGTATTTGTAGTTGTTAATGCATTTGGTGATGTTATCTCGCCCGATAGCGGGGAGATATTGGCCGGGGTTAGAGACTCAGAGGATGGTCATAAGTTCCCTGGCACAGTGAACTTGTTTAAACAGGGAATCATAAGAAGAGCCGACAGCTACCAAAACACTACTTTGGCTGTTGTGGCAACAGATGCTGAGCTATCTAAGTCAGAGCTTTTAAGAATTTCCAACTTAGCTCAAACAGGGCTTGCTCGAGCTATATCACCCGTTCATACAGTTCAAGATGGAGACATGGTTATTTCTGCTTCAGTAGGTAATCTGAAAGAAGATGTAAATTTAATTGGCATAGTTGCAGCAGAGCTGACTCAAAAAGCTATAATAAGGGCAGTGAATGAGGCTACTAGCCTTGACGGAATTCCATGTGCTAATGACTTAAAGAAATGATTAGCCTAGATCAATAGCTTCCCCAGACATTGAAAACTTTCTCATCCTAATTCCCAACACCAATCCTATTCCGATCATAGCGGTAAGTGTCGAGGAGCCTCCGTAGCTGAAAATCAATAGCGGAACTCCTGTGACCGGCAAAAGGCCTATCACCATTCCGACGTTAACAACAATGTGCCAGAAAAACATAGCGGCAACGCCGAAACAAACAAGCATCGAAAACTTGTCCCTCGCTCGGCTAGATGTATCGAGCATCCAAAGGATTATCATAAAGTACAGGAGCAGTACAAAGATGCTGCCCAAAAATCCCCACTCTTCTGCCAACACAGAAAAAGCAAAGTCGGTTTGCTGCGCAGGGATAAATCTTAGCTGGGTCTGTGAGCCTGATCTAAGGCCCTTTCCGGAAACCCCGCCAGATCCTATAGCGATCTGAGATTGAATGGAGTTGTACCCTGCATTAAGAGGATCGCTTGCTGGGTTTATAAATGTTTTTATTCTGTCTTTTTGATATGGTTTAAGTGAGTAATTCCAGGAGTAAAATGAGACGCCAAGAAGAGCAATTATGATAAAAGCAACTGACCATTTCTTAATACCCATGAAAAGCACCATGCTGCCTGCTACAAGAAGTATCGTCATGGCAGTTCCAAGATCTGGCTGCATGAGCACAAGTGCGACCGGCACAACTATTAAAATTAAGGGTTTAATAAGATCCAAAAAACCGTAAGGAGTTGCCTGATAGTCATTATCATAGAACTTAGCTAAAACTAATATTACTGAAATCTTTACCAGCTCAGAGGGCTGTATGGATGCAAGGCCCGCAATATTGATCCAGCTCTTTGAGCCAGATACAACCTTACCAAAGAATAAGACGAACAATAATAGTAATATCGTAAATCCATAAATGTAAAATGAGTATTGGCGTATTAGTTTGTAATTTATAAATGAGACGAATATAAGTGCGGCAAGACCTATCATGACCCAAACAAATTGCTTTTTGAAATAAGTAAGCCCGGTTTCATAAGAGGCGCTATATAGATTTAAAAGAGATACTGCGCAAAAAGCAAGAGTCATTAGAAACAAAAACCAGCCGAAATTTTTAAGAAGCCTTCTGTCAAACATTATCATTGGCATCTCTCTCTTCCATGAGTTTCTTATAATACTCTATGATCTTTCCTGCAATTGGGGCTGCGACTGCTCCTCCCTTCCCGCCGTGCTCAATAAGTACTGTCACAGCAATCTTTGGATTCTCTGCCGGGGCATATGATGTAAACCAGGCATGGTCTTTGTGCTTTTTCTTATCACTCTGAGAATCAAGTGATACAACCTGTGCTGTTCCAGTTTTTCCTGCAACAGTTAGGTCCCTGAGCTTAGCGGAGCGGCCCGTGCCGCCCGGGTCATTAACCACACCAACCATAGCGTCTTTTATGAGGTCTAATATCTCAGGATTTACAGGAATTTGGTTAACCAGTGTAGCTGAGTGTTTAAACTTATTCTCACCTTCATAGGAGACAATCTCTCTAACTATTGAAGGCTTTAAAAGCTTGCCGTTATTTGCAACTGCAGCAGTCATCATAGTTACTTGAAGAGGGGTTACACTTAAGTAGCCCTGCCCTATTGAAGATACAATTGTTTCTCCCTTATACCATGGTTTCTTATATCTTTTCTGTTTCCATTCTCTATTTGGTGCTATGCCGTCTCTCTCTTCTATACCGAGCTCTGTTGAAGATCCATACCCAAAGGCCGTCATATATTTGTGTAGGTTAGTAATGCCCATCATCTCTGCGATTTTATAAAAGTAAACATCACAGGACTTAACAATTGCGCTTCTTAGATTAACCCATCCGTGTCCGCCTCTGTTCCAGCATCTAAACTTCTTATTGCCCGATGTGTAGTGGCCGGGGCAGTGTATATATTCTTCGTGAT
This window of the Thermodesulfobacteriota bacterium genome carries:
- the ctaD gene encoding cytochrome c oxidase subunit I translates to MANESVATNVYVPYLEQKGFMSWLVTTDHKRIGIMYLISISLFFLIAGIIALLMRFELMTPMADFVSPHTYNVLFTLHGSLMVFFFIVPGLAASFGNFLIPLMIGAPDVAFPKLNLGSYYIYIAGTIIVLYALLQPADTGWTFYTPYSATTDTDVVMITFGVFVLGFSSILTGMNFIVTIHKMRAPGMTWHRLPLFIWASYATAVLQLLATPVVGITLLLLIAERSLGVGFFDPAKGGDPVLFQNFFWFYSHPAVYIMIIPAMGVISEIIPVFARKPIFGYKAIAYSSLGIAFISFLVWAHHMFTSGISEVAATIFSFLTFLVAIPTAIKVFNWLATLYKGSIELHSAMLYALGFVFLFTIGGLTGVFLGALAADIHLHDTYFVVAHMHYVMIGGTVMGFFGALHFWYPKWFGKMFNESVAKLSWFLVFVGFNITFFPQFFLGIQGMPRRYATYPEEFQSLMALSTYGSWILGLGVLIMTVNLIKGLFSDEKAPQNPYGSLSLEWQVPSPPPTLNFDKIPEVTDWTYGYGKKKEVDA
- a CDS encoding penicillin-binding transpeptidase domain-containing protein; amino-acid sequence: VVVDVNSGEVLAMASKPSFNPADFIKGIDSKTWAELVNDKSSPLLNRATQGLYAPGSVFKMVPSAAALNEGFINHEEYIHCPGHYTSGNKKFRCWNRGGHGWVNLRSAIVKSCDVYFYKIAEMMGITNLHKYMTAFGYGSSTELGIEERDGIAPNREWKQKRYKKPWYKGETIVSSIGQGYLSVTPLQVTMMTAAVANNGKLLKPSIVREIVSYEGENKFKHSATLVNQIPVNPEILDLIKDAMVGVVNDPGGTGRSAKLRDLTVAGKTGTAQVVSLDSQSDKKKHKDHAWFTSYAPAENPKIAVTVLIEHGGKGGAVAAPIAGKIIEYYKKLMEERDANDNV
- the rodA gene encoding rod shape-determining protein RodA codes for the protein MPMIMFDRRLLKNFGWFLFLMTLAFCAVSLLNLYSASYETGLTYFKKQFVWVMIGLAALIFVSFINYKLIRQYSFYIYGFTILLLLFVLFFGKVVSGSKSWINIAGLASIQPSELVKISVILVLAKFYDNDYQATPYGFLDLIKPLILIVVPVALVLMQPDLGTAMTILLVAGSMVLFMGIKKWSVAFIIIALLGVSFYSWNYSLKPYQKDRIKTFINPASDPLNAGYNSIQSQIAIGSGGVSGKGLRSGSQTQLRFIPAQQTDFAFSVLAEEWGFLGSIFVLLLYFMIILWMLDTSSRARDKFSMLVCFGVAAMFFWHIVVNVGMVIGLLPVTGVPLLIFSYGGSSTLTAMIGIGLVLGIRMRKFSMSGEAIDLG
- a CDS encoding P1 family peptidase → MGTILDINGIKVGHASDFTAATGCTVILFEKPVVAAVDLRGGGTSTRQIDSLLSHNTFGKIHAVLLTGGSAYGLDASSGVVKYLEERGMGLEVGNGLVVPSVPTAVIFDLGIGDGRIRPDAKMGYEACVNASSSELKEGTIGVGTGASIGKLMGLKQATKGGVGSESFRLQSGAWVSVFVVVNAFGDVISPDSGEILAGVRDSEDGHKFPGTVNLFKQGIIRRADSYQNTTLAVVATDAELSKSELLRISNLAQTGLARAISPVHTVQDGDMVISASVGNLKEDVNLIGIVAAELTQKAIIRAVNEATSLDGIPCANDLKK
- a CDS encoding SCO family protein, coding for MYKAKITTLMVLFLMAFSSVSVLAITDARDVKEIGIDEKLGDSIPDDIVLKDENGNDVLFNSLLAKDTPTVLNLVYYSCPKLCNFATDGLLKVVNETDSLDLGDDYRLVTVSFDPEDTPELAATKALKYRNATKGSEATEQSWPFMVGDEENIEKLTNSVGFKYKVDGEEFAHGAALIVITPDGRISRYLSGIQHIPSDFRLSLLEASKGEIGDSTLLNKVLLFCYGFDPIGKRYALQALNVVKAGGVVTLLTLGIGLTYFWRRETRT
- the coxB gene encoding cytochrome c oxidase subunit II, whose protein sequence is MTWIPEAASNLAGKVDGVILVITLISIFFFVLITAVLIYFAVKYRRKRDDEETPYITGNEPLEIIWTVIPSILLILLFVYGFVVYKDMRTPPKDAVDITVTGKQWIWTFDYYNGKKSLNELYVKQNVPVRMIMRADDVLHSFFIPQFRVKQDILPGRYTQLWFTPTKVGTYDLYCAEYCGTGHSQMLGKVIVLSPEAYDIWEKGIGVDEGDAVASLPPEELGEKLYKEKGCNACHSLDGSVVIGPSFKGLFGKTGTLEDGSTYVADENYIIKSIYEPQAEIVQGFQPVMPSFKGILSEGEVDALIAYIKTLK